A single region of the Lepeophtheirus salmonis chromosome 12, UVic_Lsal_1.4, whole genome shotgun sequence genome encodes:
- the LOC139906657 gene encoding zinc finger MYM-type protein 1-like produces the protein MSSSTATSLLNSIFSHEFVFGIELLKTLLRHTSSLSDELQGRKVDLTKSRKHVNIVIRTLEDLKNEKIFESIWKLAELKSFEMKSVFHQEDSIDLEFKEAKIPRRIKWKGTTESYFRETHFDVAINKIESRFATDDTNITMDLIAIFNDSEVETCVIERVAKHYRLELEQLQSDHAIFQQFKADIDTEDMVSSQIAAELISSGVFRLMPELYKVIVILASMPISSCEAERSFSCLGRLKNHMRTTMDQERLSSLTLLNMNRVMVDKVPHESTPNDDQVISKKYEIFTNFEIEL, from the exons atgtcgagttcaacagcaacttctctgctcaacagcatctttagtcacgaatttgttttcggcattgaactgttgaagacactcctcagacacacatctagcttgtcagatgaacttcaaggcagaaaggttgacctaacaaagtcccggaaacacgtcaacatagtgattaggactcttgaagatcttaagaatgagaaaatctttgaatcaatctggaaacttgctgagttgaagtcgtttgagatgaaatcagtatttcaccaggaggactcaattgatttggaattcaaggaggcgaagattccaaggagaataaagtggaaaggaacaactgaatcctacttccgtgaaacacatttcgatgttgcaatcaataagattgagagcagatttgccaccgacgatacaaacatcacaatggatctcattgcaatcttcaatgacagtgaagtggagacctgtgtcattgagcgtgtcgccaagcactacagacttgaactcgagcagctccagtcagaccatgcaatcttccagcaattcaag gcagatattgacacagaagacatggtttcgtcacaaattgctgccgagttaataagctcgggagtgttccgcctgatgccggagctatacaaggtgatcgttatcctggcctcaatgcccatcagcagctgtgaggcggagcggtcattctcctgtctcggaaggctcaagaaccacatgaggaccaccatggaccaggagaggctctcctccctcaccctcttgaacatgaacagggtgatggtggacaaggtacCCCATgaatccacaccaaatgatgatcaagttatcagtaaaaagtatgaaatatttactaatttcgaaattgaactctga